A genomic window from Chitinophaga pollutisoli includes:
- the atpF gene encoding F0F1 ATP synthase subunit B, whose amino-acid sequence MDLLMPGLGLFTISLIIFIIVFLILKKFAWKPILSTLKEREDSITDSIATAERVKEEMAQMKAEHEHVLAEAKAERSAILKEAKDAKDQIIREAKEQAQAEAKKIIAEASVAIENQKMAALTDVKNQVGTLVIEVAEKVLRKELSDKANQEAYIKQLAGEIKLN is encoded by the coding sequence ATGGATTTGTTGATGCCTGGCTTAGGCTTATTCACGATCTCTCTTATCATCTTCATTATCGTATTCCTGATTCTGAAGAAATTTGCCTGGAAGCCCATCCTCTCTACCCTGAAAGAAAGGGAAGATTCCATTACCGATTCCATCGCCACTGCAGAGCGCGTGAAGGAAGAAATGGCGCAGATGAAAGCCGAGCACGAGCATGTGCTGGCAGAGGCGAAAGCCGAGCGCAGCGCTATCCTGAAAGAAGCGAAAGACGCGAAGGACCAGATCATCCGTGAAGCGAAAGAGCAGGCGCAGGCAGAAGCCAAGAAGATCATCGCCGAGGCTTCCGTAGCGATCGAAAACCAGAAAATGGCCGCCCTCACCGACGTGAAAAACCAGGTGGGCACGCTCGTGATCGAGGTCGCCGAGAAAGTACTCCGCAAAGAACTTTCCGACAAAGCCAACCAGGAAGCTTACATCAAGCAACTGGCAGGCGAAATCAAACTGAACTAA
- the atpH gene encoding ATP synthase F1 subunit delta, which produces MQNPRLANRYAKSLIDLAVANNELEAVHGDMLLLQSITRSNADVVALLRSPIIKADKKIKILGAILDGKISGITSAFIRLVTQKGRESVLAEIAGEFQKQYNTLKNIVRVKLTSAAPLEASLLNLIREKVETSAGRKIELETHVNPELIGGFVLETGNSLFDASVLRDLKDIKKQFLQNIYVSNIR; this is translated from the coding sequence ATGCAGAATCCCCGTTTAGCAAACAGGTATGCGAAATCGCTGATCGACCTGGCGGTGGCCAACAATGAACTGGAAGCCGTGCATGGCGACATGCTCCTGCTGCAGTCCATCACCCGCAGCAATGCCGATGTGGTAGCGCTGCTGAGAAGCCCCATCATCAAGGCCGACAAAAAGATCAAGATCCTGGGCGCCATCCTCGACGGCAAGATCAGCGGCATCACTTCCGCATTTATCCGCCTGGTGACGCAGAAAGGCCGCGAAAGCGTGCTCGCCGAGATCGCCGGGGAGTTCCAGAAGCAGTACAACACGCTGAAGAACATCGTTCGCGTGAAACTGACTTCCGCTGCTCCGCTCGAAGCATCCCTGCTGAACCTGATCCGCGAAAAGGTAGAAACTTCCGCCGGCCGCAAAATAGAACTGGAAACGCATGTAAACCCCGAGCTGATCGGTGGTTTCGTACTGGAAACCGGCAACTCGCTGTTCGACGCTTCCGTACTGCGCGACCTCAAGGATATCAAGAAACAGTTCCTCCAGAACATTTACGTTTCCAACATCCGCTAA
- the atpA gene encoding F0F1 ATP synthase subunit alpha — MVDIKPDEISAILRQQLSNFNASAELEEVGTVLQVGDGIARVYGLNNVRSGELVEFESGVKAIALNLEEDNVGVVMMGEYKTIKEGDTVRRTGQIASIKVGEGLVGRVVNTLGEPIDGKGPISGELYEMPLERKAPGVIYREPVKEPLQTGIKAVDAMIPIGRGQRELVIGDRQTGKTAICIDAIINQKEFYEAGKPVYCIYVAIGQKASTVAGVMKTLQESGAMAYTTIVAASASDPAPLQFYAPFAGAAIGEFFRDTGRPALIIYDDLSKQAVAYREVSLLLRRPPGREAYPGDVFYLHSRLLERAAKVIGKDDIAKQMNDLPDSIKHLVKGGGSLTALPIIETQAGDVSAYIPTNVISITDGQIFLENNLFNAGIRPAINVGISVSRVGGNAQIKSMKKVSGTLKLDQAMYREMEAFSKFGGDLDAATKSVLDKGARNVEILKQPQYSPFSVEKQVAIIYLGTNGLLREVPVKNVSAFQDAFLHEMEVRLPEVLGEFKKGNLPEDGIKKMVALADELKPRFA, encoded by the coding sequence ATGGTTGACATTAAACCAGACGAAATTTCGGCGATATTACGCCAGCAACTGAGCAACTTCAACGCTTCCGCGGAACTGGAAGAAGTAGGCACGGTACTGCAGGTGGGTGACGGTATCGCCCGTGTATATGGACTGAATAACGTTCGTTCCGGTGAGCTCGTAGAGTTCGAGAGCGGCGTGAAAGCAATCGCCCTCAACCTGGAAGAAGACAACGTGGGTGTGGTAATGATGGGTGAATATAAAACCATTAAAGAAGGCGACACCGTGCGCCGTACCGGTCAGATCGCTTCCATCAAGGTGGGCGAAGGCCTGGTAGGCCGCGTGGTAAATACCCTCGGCGAACCGATCGACGGTAAAGGCCCCATCTCCGGCGAACTGTACGAAATGCCCCTGGAACGTAAAGCTCCCGGTGTTATCTACCGCGAACCCGTAAAAGAACCGCTGCAAACCGGTATCAAGGCCGTTGACGCCATGATCCCCATCGGCCGCGGCCAGCGTGAGCTGGTAATCGGTGACCGCCAGACCGGTAAAACCGCGATCTGCATCGACGCCATCATCAATCAGAAAGAATTCTACGAAGCGGGCAAACCCGTTTATTGCATATACGTAGCTATCGGCCAGAAAGCCTCCACCGTTGCAGGTGTGATGAAAACTCTGCAGGAAAGCGGTGCCATGGCCTACACCACGATCGTTGCGGCCTCCGCTTCCGATCCGGCTCCCCTCCAGTTCTACGCTCCGTTCGCAGGAGCGGCCATCGGCGAATTCTTCCGCGATACCGGCCGTCCCGCACTGATCATCTATGATGACCTGTCCAAACAAGCCGTAGCATACCGTGAAGTGTCCCTGCTGCTCCGCCGTCCTCCCGGACGCGAGGCGTACCCCGGTGACGTATTCTACCTCCACAGCCGCCTGCTCGAACGTGCAGCGAAAGTGATCGGTAAAGACGACATCGCCAAACAAATGAACGACCTCCCGGATTCCATCAAGCACCTGGTGAAAGGCGGTGGCTCCCTGACCGCACTGCCCATCATCGAAACCCAGGCTGGTGACGTATCCGCGTATATCCCGACGAACGTGATCTCGATCACCGACGGACAGATCTTCCTCGAGAACAACCTGTTCAACGCCGGTATCCGTCCCGCTATCAACGTGGGTATCTCCGTATCCCGTGTAGGTGGTAATGCGCAGATCAAATCCATGAAGAAAGTATCCGGTACGCTGAAGCTCGACCAGGCGATGTACCGTGAGATGGAAGCGTTCTCCAAATTCGGCGGTGACCTCGATGCGGCTACCAAATCCGTACTGGACAAAGGTGCCCGTAACGTGGAAATCCTGAAACAACCGCAATACAGCCCGTTCTCTGTTGAGAAGCAAGTGGCCATCATTTACCTCGGTACCAACGGCCTGCTCCGTGAAGTGCCCGTGAAGAACGTGTCCGCTTTCCAGGATGCCTTCCTGCACGAAATGGAAGTTCGCCTGCCCGAAGTGCTCGGCGAATTCAAGAAAGGTAACCTGCCCGAAGACGGCATCAAGAAAATGGTTGCACTGGCCGACGAGCTGAAGCCCCGCTTCGCCTAA
- a CDS encoding carboxypeptidase-like regulatory domain-containing protein, translating into MYKLFLPLIIFGFPMALQAQTVVSGKVTDARKKPLAGVNISLVGSYDGATSAKDGTFTFTTVEKGERLITASLTGFGSIEVKTDLASNAPLILILKETVNELKMVTISAGSFEASDEKKNTVLKPLDIVTTAGANADIVSALKTLPGAQQVGEKEGLFVRGGTGAETQTFIDGMLVRNPFSSGMPDFAARGRFSPFLFKGTTFSSGGYSAQYGQGLSSALVLESVDLPERSSYTLGVGSVGPAVGVDKLSKDKKKGYGIELDYVNLWPYFKIVKQKQDPVVAPEFLNGSANYRIKTSRTGMLKFFVMGSRGRFGFRGESLDYPGYDEEFRLTNHYLYTNVSWRESLGNGWKLQLGTSYSTNRDRITMDTIGKQPEPTRIRTRQDLSQFRAVLSKNMGKFSVLRLGSEYQYATEASRFNQFGGEFVDSYTASFAEADVYFTPRFVGRLGARYEYSSLLRSPNIAPRASIAYKVDAKSQVALAYGEFYQKPEQQYLRFDHNLGYMRATHYIASYQHISQFRVFRTEVFYKQYHNLIKTVPGYNNNGKGYAKGAELFWRDKKLIKNADYWISYSWLDTKRDHLNFPYEVRPDFAAEHTATLVYKHFIPEWQLNLGATYSFATGRPYFNPNRPPNEFMADRTRNLNTLSLNINYLTTVGKAFTVFVLTLTNAVGNEQQYGFRYSADKLRRRVVEPMAPRFVYIGMFMSFGMDRRQEMIDRQ; encoded by the coding sequence ATGTACAAGCTATTCCTACCCCTGATTATTTTTGGATTCCCCATGGCGCTGCAGGCGCAAACGGTGGTTTCCGGCAAAGTGACCGACGCCCGCAAAAAGCCCCTGGCCGGCGTGAACATCTCGCTGGTGGGGTCTTACGACGGCGCTACCTCCGCCAAAGACGGCACCTTCACCTTTACCACAGTGGAAAAAGGCGAGCGACTTATCACAGCTTCTCTGACCGGCTTTGGCTCCATCGAGGTAAAAACGGACCTCGCCTCCAACGCCCCCCTCATCCTCATCCTGAAAGAAACCGTGAATGAGCTGAAAATGGTGACCATCTCCGCCGGCAGCTTCGAAGCCAGCGACGAGAAGAAGAACACCGTACTCAAGCCCCTCGACATCGTGACCACCGCCGGCGCCAACGCCGATATCGTGAGCGCGCTCAAAACCCTGCCCGGCGCGCAGCAGGTGGGGGAGAAGGAAGGGCTCTTCGTGCGCGGGGGCACCGGCGCCGAAACGCAAACCTTCATCGACGGGATGCTCGTACGCAATCCCTTCTCATCCGGAATGCCCGACTTCGCCGCGCGCGGCCGCTTCTCGCCGTTCCTGTTTAAAGGTACCACATTCAGCAGCGGCGGATACTCCGCTCAATATGGTCAGGGCCTCAGCTCCGCGCTCGTCCTCGAATCGGTAGACCTCCCCGAACGCTCGTCTTACACCCTGGGCGTGGGCTCCGTCGGGCCGGCCGTGGGCGTCGATAAATTGTCGAAAGACAAAAAGAAAGGCTACGGCATCGAATTGGATTACGTCAACCTCTGGCCGTATTTTAAAATCGTCAAACAAAAACAGGATCCCGTAGTTGCGCCGGAATTCCTCAACGGATCAGCTAATTACCGGATCAAAACGTCCCGCACGGGCATGCTGAAATTTTTCGTGATGGGCAGTCGCGGCCGCTTCGGCTTCCGCGGCGAAAGCCTAGACTATCCAGGATACGACGAAGAATTCCGCCTCACCAACCATTACCTCTACACCAACGTTTCGTGGCGCGAAAGTCTGGGCAATGGCTGGAAACTCCAGCTAGGCACGTCTTACAGCACCAACCGCGACCGCATCACCATGGACACCATCGGTAAACAACCCGAGCCCACCCGCATCCGGACGCGGCAGGATTTGTCGCAGTTCCGGGCCGTGCTGTCGAAAAACATGGGCAAGTTTTCCGTGCTCCGCCTCGGCAGCGAGTATCAATATGCCACGGAAGCCTCGCGCTTCAACCAGTTCGGCGGTGAATTCGTGGATAGCTACACCGCGTCTTTCGCGGAAGCGGATGTGTACTTCACGCCGCGCTTCGTTGGGCGGCTGGGTGCGCGGTATGAATATTCGTCGTTGCTGCGGTCCCCCAACATCGCGCCACGCGCTTCTATCGCGTATAAAGTGGACGCCAAAAGCCAGGTGGCCCTCGCTTATGGGGAGTTCTACCAAAAACCGGAACAGCAGTATCTGCGGTTCGATCATAACCTCGGCTACATGCGCGCTACGCATTACATCGCCAGTTATCAGCATATTTCACAATTCCGTGTCTTCAGGACGGAAGTATTTTACAAGCAATACCACAATCTCATCAAAACCGTTCCGGGTTATAACAATAACGGAAAAGGCTATGCGAAAGGCGCGGAACTTTTCTGGCGCGACAAAAAGCTGATTAAAAACGCCGACTACTGGATTTCGTATTCCTGGCTGGATACGAAGCGGGACCACCTCAATTTCCCTTACGAAGTGCGCCCCGATTTTGCCGCAGAACATACTGCCACGCTCGTGTACAAGCACTTCATCCCTGAATGGCAGCTGAACCTGGGCGCCACGTATTCGTTCGCCACCGGCAGGCCGTACTTCAATCCGAACCGTCCGCCCAACGAGTTCATGGCCGACCGGACGCGCAACCTCAATACGCTCAGCCTCAACATCAACTACCTGACCACCGTGGGCAAAGCGTTTACCGTATTCGTGCTTACGCTTACCAACGCAGTTGGCAACGAGCAGCAATACGGATTCCGGTATTCGGCGGACAAGCTCCGCCGCCGCGTGGTGGAACCGATGGCGCCGCGGTTCGTGTATATCGGCATGTTCATGAGTTTCGGTATGGACCGACGCCAGGAAATGATCGACCGTCAATAA
- a CDS encoding transcriptional regulator gives MIVFKELDPVLHSQLRLAVMSVLMREKEAEFTLLKEMTNATAGNLSVQINKLKEAEYIEVTKQFKDNYPQTICRITDKGAAAFQDYVKSIQTYFHTGRKS, from the coding sequence GTGATCGTGTTTAAAGAGCTGGACCCGGTTTTACATTCGCAATTGCGGCTGGCAGTGATGTCGGTACTGATGCGTGAGAAAGAAGCGGAATTTACCTTATTGAAGGAGATGACCAACGCCACGGCGGGCAACCTCAGCGTACAGATCAACAAGCTGAAGGAAGCGGAATACATCGAGGTCACGAAGCAGTTTAAAGACAATTACCCCCAAACCATTTGCCGCATCACGGATAAAGGCGCAGCGGCATTCCAGGACTACGTCAAATCCATTCAAACTTACTTCCACACCGGCCGCAAATCCTGA
- a CDS encoding class I SAM-dependent methyltransferase produces the protein MELLDHKLKVAPTAALVLLQSRSLYDSGLAGRFYDGIDFGDIQELSSGIQGAWPHFTTVVLYRKRFIRHLLETHLQDGRPVQVVVLGAGLDPISLYLMEHHRTAITGIFEVDAVHMPDKSSLYARLLPGEPALHFIQADITDTLHLLEKLRDAGYSTEHPAIVIFEGVVHYIADELFLNTMQLFRTPNKTNLVLMDYMLPPHKVPAACRPVLLELKARIEKFIGEITYQYERQQIFRMVELLHGDVAGVDSLQDIEFKLNGRNELFYEDGEGFMEMIAFYL, from the coding sequence ATGGAACTGCTGGATCACAAACTGAAAGTGGCGCCCACTGCTGCACTCGTATTGCTGCAATCCCGGTCATTGTACGACTCCGGCCTTGCAGGCAGGTTTTACGACGGGATCGATTTCGGCGATATACAGGAGCTTTCTTCCGGAATTCAGGGCGCCTGGCCGCATTTCACCACGGTGGTGTTGTACCGAAAGCGATTTATTCGCCATTTGCTGGAGACGCATCTGCAAGACGGCAGGCCCGTGCAGGTAGTTGTACTTGGCGCCGGGCTCGACCCGATATCGCTGTATTTGATGGAACACCATCGCACGGCCATCACTGGGATTTTTGAGGTGGATGCGGTGCATATGCCCGACAAGTCCTCGCTGTACGCCCGGCTGCTGCCGGGGGAACCGGCCCTGCATTTTATTCAGGCGGATATAACGGATACCCTGCATCTGCTGGAAAAGCTCCGGGATGCGGGGTATTCCACCGAACATCCGGCCATCGTCATCTTCGAGGGCGTTGTCCACTATATCGCGGACGAGCTGTTCCTCAATACCATGCAGCTTTTTCGCACGCCGAACAAAACCAATTTGGTGCTCATGGACTATATGCTGCCGCCGCACAAAGTACCCGCCGCCTGCAGGCCGGTGTTGCTGGAACTGAAGGCGCGCATCGAAAAATTTATCGGGGAAATTACTTACCAGTACGAGCGCCAGCAGATTTTCCGCATGGTGGAGCTGTTGCACGGCGATGTGGCCGGCGTGGACTCGCTGCAGGATATAGAATTCAAATTGAACGGCCGTAACGAGCTGTTCTATGAAGACGGGGAAGGATTTATGGAGATGATAGCCTTTTACCTCTGA
- the pdxA gene encoding 4-hydroxythreonine-4-phosphate dehydrogenase PdxA — translation MSSVNAHTHRPVIGISAGDLNSIGLEIIIKTFADSRMLELCTPVVFASNKAINFYRKLLNENNFNYQSIKDFSKLNPKQVSVFNCWEEEVQITPGVLNEIGGKYAARSLAVAVESLKAREIEGLVTAPIHKKNIQSKDFDFTGHTPYLRNAFNSKDVLMFMTADNMRIGLLTEHVPVSEVAKYVTKENILSKIAMMKDSLVRDFGIDNPRIAVLGLNPHAGDEGLIGNEEIQQIAPAIRESKQRGTLTFGPYSADAFFAREMYAKFDGVLAMYHDQGLIPFKSLASGEGINYTAGLPIVRTSPDHGTAFDIAGKNVADEASFRQAVFSCLDIIAQRREYAENTRNPLKKTEIASERGAV, via the coding sequence ATGAGCTCAGTTAACGCACATACGCATCGCCCCGTGATCGGGATCTCCGCGGGAGACCTGAACAGCATCGGCCTGGAGATCATCATCAAAACTTTCGCCGACAGCCGGATGCTGGAATTGTGCACCCCCGTGGTGTTTGCTTCCAACAAAGCGATCAATTTCTACCGGAAACTGCTCAATGAGAACAATTTCAACTACCAGAGCATCAAGGACTTCAGCAAGCTGAACCCCAAACAGGTGAGCGTTTTCAACTGCTGGGAGGAAGAAGTGCAGATCACGCCTGGCGTACTGAACGAAATCGGCGGTAAATACGCCGCCCGCTCCCTAGCCGTAGCCGTGGAAAGCCTCAAGGCCCGCGAGATCGAAGGCCTTGTCACCGCTCCCATACACAAAAAGAACATCCAGTCGAAGGATTTCGACTTCACCGGCCATACCCCCTATCTCCGCAACGCCTTTAACAGCAAAGACGTGCTCATGTTCATGACGGCGGACAATATGCGCATCGGCCTGCTCACCGAGCATGTGCCCGTGTCGGAAGTGGCTAAATATGTTACGAAAGAAAATATTCTCTCCAAGATCGCCATGATGAAAGACAGCCTCGTGCGCGATTTCGGGATCGACAATCCGCGCATCGCCGTGCTGGGCCTCAACCCGCACGCCGGCGACGAAGGACTGATCGGCAACGAGGAAATACAGCAGATTGCTCCCGCGATCCGCGAATCCAAACAACGCGGCACGCTTACTTTCGGCCCCTACAGCGCCGACGCTTTCTTTGCCCGCGAAATGTACGCGAAATTCGACGGCGTGCTGGCTATGTACCACGACCAGGGCCTCATCCCCTTCAAATCCCTCGCCAGCGGCGAAGGCATCAATTACACCGCCGGCCTCCCCATCGTGCGCACTTCGCCCGACCATGGCACCGCCTTCGATATCGCAGGTAAAAACGTGGCCGACGAAGCCTCTTTCCGGCAAGCCGTGTTCTCCTGCCTCGATATCATCGCGCAGCGGAGAGAATACGCGGAAAACACCCGCAATCCCCTGAAGAAAACGGAAATCGCATCCGAAAGAGGCGCCGTATAA
- the rsmA gene encoding 16S rRNA (adenine(1518)-N(6)/adenine(1519)-N(6))-dimethyltransferase RsmA: MYTLKKSLGQHFLKDENMCRQIVEALPVTPGMQLLEVGPGAGAITKYLLEIPDVTFKAVELDTEKVQYLEKTFPAIQGKLINESFLEMQAPFAGPFAIIGNFPYNISTQIMFRVLEWKEQVPLVVGMFQKEVAQRIAAGHGNKDYGILSVLLQAEYRIEYLFDVHENCFNPPPKVKSGVIRCTRLEKPYEVKDWKKFTLLVKTAFGQRRKQLRNPLKGLFKKEFLQEPIFTKRAEELTVADFVALTEQML; encoded by the coding sequence ATGTATACGCTAAAGAAGTCATTAGGCCAACATTTCCTCAAGGATGAAAACATGTGCCGCCAGATTGTGGAGGCATTGCCCGTTACCCCCGGCATGCAGCTGCTGGAAGTGGGCCCCGGAGCCGGGGCCATCACCAAATACCTGCTGGAAATCCCGGACGTGACCTTCAAAGCCGTGGAGCTCGATACGGAGAAGGTGCAGTACCTCGAGAAAACCTTCCCCGCCATCCAGGGCAAACTGATCAACGAAAGTTTCCTGGAAATGCAGGCGCCTTTTGCCGGGCCATTCGCCATCATCGGCAATTTTCCCTACAATATTTCCACGCAGATCATGTTTCGCGTGCTGGAATGGAAAGAACAGGTGCCTCTCGTGGTGGGCATGTTCCAGAAGGAAGTGGCGCAACGCATCGCGGCGGGGCATGGCAACAAGGATTACGGTATCCTCAGCGTGCTCCTCCAGGCCGAATACCGGATCGAATATCTTTTCGATGTGCATGAAAACTGCTTCAACCCGCCGCCCAAGGTGAAATCCGGCGTCATCCGCTGCACACGGCTCGAAAAACCGTATGAAGTGAAAGACTGGAAGAAGTTCACCCTGCTGGTGAAAACCGCTTTCGGGCAGCGCCGCAAGCAGTTGCGCAACCCGCTGAAAGGACTGTTCAAAAAAGAATTCTTACAGGAACCCATATTTACGAAACGCGCGGAAGAGCTCACGGTAGCTGATTTCGTAGCCCTCACCGAACAAATGTTATGA
- a CDS encoding NAD(P)-dependent oxidoreductase: MSKQVIITAKVHEYLINELQAKGFVVDYRPSITYDELMASIHGASGLIVTTRIKVDKAMLDRASQLEWIGRLGSGMELIDTAYATQKGIRLASSPEGNRDTVGEQAVGMLVMLMHNLLKSSLELRQGIWERDGNRAWELGGRTVGIIGYGHTGGAFAQRLRGFGVKILAYDKYKTGFSDEFVQEASLEDLYREADIVSLHLPLTDETRHLANMAFFRSFHKPVYLLNTSRGKVVKTADVVAALENGALAGAALDVLENEKLETFSETEKAEFQYLLAHPRAVITPHIAGYSHEASIKMAKVTLEKLGL, translated from the coding sequence ATGAGCAAGCAAGTCATCATCACGGCCAAAGTACACGAATATCTGATCAACGAATTACAGGCGAAAGGGTTTGTGGTGGATTACCGTCCTTCCATTACCTACGATGAGCTGATGGCCTCCATTCACGGCGCTTCCGGCCTTATCGTGACCACGCGTATCAAAGTGGATAAAGCGATGCTGGACCGGGCTTCGCAGCTGGAATGGATCGGCCGCCTCGGTTCCGGGATGGAGCTGATCGATACGGCGTATGCCACGCAGAAAGGCATCCGGCTGGCGAGCAGCCCCGAAGGCAACCGCGATACGGTCGGCGAGCAGGCGGTGGGGATGCTGGTGATGCTGATGCACAACCTTTTGAAAAGTTCGCTGGAGCTGCGCCAGGGCATTTGGGAGCGCGATGGCAACCGGGCCTGGGAGCTGGGAGGGCGTACCGTCGGGATCATTGGATATGGTCATACCGGTGGTGCTTTTGCACAGCGGCTCCGCGGGTTCGGCGTGAAAATCCTCGCTTACGACAAATATAAGACCGGCTTCAGCGACGAATTCGTACAGGAAGCTTCGCTGGAAGACCTTTACCGCGAGGCCGACATCGTGAGCCTGCACCTGCCGCTGACGGATGAAACGCGGCACCTGGCGAACATGGCGTTCTTCAGGTCTTTCCACAAACCCGTGTACCTGCTGAATACTTCCCGCGGGAAGGTGGTGAAAACGGCGGATGTGGTGGCGGCGCTGGAAAACGGGGCGCTTGCGGGCGCCGCGCTCGACGTGCTGGAAAATGAAAAGCTGGAAACATTCAGCGAAACGGAGAAAGCGGAGTTTCAATATCTCCTGGCGCATCCCCGCGCCGTGATCACCCCGCACATCGCGGGATATAGCCACGAGGCGAGCATCAAAATGGCGAAAGTGACGCTGGAAAAACTCGGTTTATAG
- the greA gene encoding transcription elongation factor GreA, which produces MSGVNYVTKETLEQMRDELTQLKTKGRAEIARAISEAREKGDLKENAEYDAAKEAQGLHEAKIAVLENAIATARVVETDDIDTSKVSILCKVTITNLANKKTITYQLVSEKEADLKQGKISVTSPIGKGLLGKKVGDEADVVAPNGKLRFKIDHITV; this is translated from the coding sequence ATGTCTGGCGTAAATTACGTTACCAAGGAGACCCTTGAACAAATGCGGGATGAGCTTACGCAACTCAAGACCAAAGGAAGGGCTGAGATTGCGCGGGCGATTTCCGAAGCGCGTGAGAAAGGAGATTTGAAAGAGAACGCCGAATATGATGCGGCTAAGGAAGCGCAGGGCCTTCATGAAGCCAAAATCGCCGTGCTGGAAAACGCCATCGCCACGGCACGTGTGGTGGAAACGGATGATATCGATACATCCAAAGTATCCATTCTTTGCAAAGTGACCATCACCAATCTGGCCAATAAGAAAACCATCACCTATCAGTTGGTGTCCGAGAAGGAAGCCGATCTGAAGCAGGGCAAAATCTCCGTGACTTCTCCCATCGGCAAGGGATTGCTTGGCAAGAAGGTGGGCGATGAAGCCGATGTGGTGGCGCCGAACGGTAAGCTTCGTTTTAAAATCGATCACATCACCGTGTAA
- a CDS encoding HIT family protein — MTIFSKIIKGEIPSYKIAENDQFFAFLDIFPMMEGHTLIIPKTETDKFFDVDDAYLAEWLLFARPIARAIEAVVPCNRVGISVMGLEVPHAHMHLVPINSADDLNFTRPKLKLQPEEFKAIQEKIMAEMERNA, encoded by the coding sequence ATGACCATTTTCTCGAAAATCATCAAAGGAGAAATCCCGAGTTATAAAATTGCGGAAAACGACCAGTTCTTCGCCTTCCTCGATATTTTTCCCATGATGGAGGGCCACACCCTCATCATTCCCAAAACGGAAACCGATAAATTCTTTGATGTAGACGATGCATACCTGGCGGAATGGCTGCTTTTCGCGCGCCCGATCGCCAGGGCGATAGAAGCCGTAGTGCCCTGCAACCGCGTAGGAATCAGCGTCATGGGGCTCGAGGTGCCGCATGCGCATATGCACCTGGTACCGATCAACTCGGCAGACGATCTTAATTTCACCCGCCCCAAACTGAAATTACAGCCGGAGGAATTCAAAGCGATCCAGGAGAAAATAATGGCGGAAATGGAGCGTAACGCCTAG
- a CDS encoding response regulator transcription factor, whose translation MDTKARILLVEDDYNLGAITKKRLEESGYEVTHCSDGEIAWKTFQKSLYDICLLDVVMPKKNGFELARQIRQKNDLIPILFLTSKSQDEDKISGFKHGADDYVTKPFSMQELLLRIEVFLKRTRPLNADKRTTYTVGKITFDYGELKLMDSAGKLKATLTQKEADLLKFFCENANKTLKREEILYHVWGKDDYFLGRSMDVFITKIRKHFVDDKDVKLETLHGIGFKFYVPTL comes from the coding sequence ATGGATACGAAGGCTAGAATTTTACTAGTGGAGGATGATTATAACCTGGGTGCTATAACCAAAAAACGTTTGGAAGAATCGGGATACGAAGTGACGCACTGCTCCGATGGAGAAATAGCCTGGAAAACGTTTCAAAAAAGCCTGTACGATATATGTCTGCTCGACGTGGTAATGCCTAAAAAAAACGGTTTCGAACTGGCCCGGCAGATCCGTCAGAAAAACGACCTGATCCCTATTCTGTTCCTCACCTCCAAATCGCAGGACGAAGACAAGATCAGCGGGTTCAAGCACGGAGCGGACGATTACGTTACCAAGCCCTTTTCCATGCAGGAGCTCCTGCTGCGCATCGAAGTATTCCTGAAACGCACACGCCCGCTGAACGCGGATAAACGCACGACCTATACCGTAGGCAAAATCACCTTCGATTACGGCGAACTGAAACTGATGGACAGCGCCGGCAAACTGAAAGCGACCCTTACCCAGAAAGAGGCCGACTTACTGAAATTTTTCTGCGAGAATGCCAACAAGACGCTCAAGCGGGAAGAGATCCTGTATCATGTGTGGGGGAAAGACGACTATTTCCTGGGCCGCAGCATGGATGTTTTCATTACCAAAATCCGCAAGCATTTCGTCGACGACAAAGATGTGAAGCTGGAAACGCTTCACGGCATCGGTTTCAAGTTTTACGTACCTACGCTCTAG